The following proteins come from a genomic window of Salvia hispanica cultivar TCC Black 2014 chromosome 4, UniMelb_Shisp_WGS_1.0, whole genome shotgun sequence:
- the LOC125223786 gene encoding cis-muuroladiene synthase-like, which yields MTAVSCLSDMRPPMTIHQPSMWADTFTNSSFNEREQQKYEVAIKELKEEARDILMAATTPLNQMVLIDTLERLGLAYLFETEIEHKLQQIKHDDDLLHHSDLFTTSLGFRLLRQHRHHISCDVFNKFVNKDGMFEEGDVEGMLSLYEAAHVRFNDEKILQEAADFTRHYLSSREAELEPHLKERVKRALKHPLHRDVPIVYARIFISIYEKDPTRNELLLKLAKLNFNFLQNLYRKELSQLSRWWNEFDLKSKLPYARDRVVEAYVWGVGYHYEPQYSHVRMGLAKGIKIIGIIDDTYDNYATLNEAQLFTEALHKWNTGEVDRLPEYMRTVYRFIMSTFEDYERDALKLGKSFATPYFKETVQQLGRAYNQELKWVMERNLPPFEDYVKNSEITSCIFIMFAAIIPGFKSLTQETMDWMKNEPKIVISTGMIGRYWDDIGSHHRESKGGQVLTVIDCYMKQHGVTKQETLSEFARRVEEGWMDVNKEWVETAFVPREIALQFLNYARMCEATYNHYNGDAYTDPEMAKPTVHALFIDPILI from the exons atgACTGCCGTAAGTTGCTTGAGTGATATGAGGCCTCCAATGACCATTCATCAACCAAGCATGTGGGCTGATACTTTCACCAACTCTTCTTTTAACGAAAgg GAGCAACAAAAGTATGAAGTGGCAATCAAAGAATTGAAGGAAGAAGCAAGAGACATATTAATGGCTGCAACAACTCCTCTCAACCAAATGGTATTAATCGACACGCTCGAGCGTTTGGGATTGGCCTATCTTTTTGAGACCGAAATtgaacacaaactccaacaAATCAAACACGATGACGACCTTCTTCACCATTCCGATTTATTCACTACGTCACTTGGATTTCGCTTGCTCAGGCAACACCGCCACCACATTTCTTGCG ATGTTTTCAACAAGTTTGTTAACAAGGATGGTATGTTCGAAGAAGGCGACGTTGAAGGAATGCTAAGCTTGTATGAAGCAGCTCATGTTCGATTTAACGATGAGAAAATACTACAAGAGGCTGCCGATTTTACAAGGCATTACTTGAGTAGTCGAGAAGCGGAATTAGAGCCTCACCTTAAAGAGAGAGTGAAGCGGGCTTTGAAGCACCCGCTTCATAGAGATGTTCCCATCGTCTACGCACGAATTTTCATCTCTATATATGAAAAGGACCCCACGAGAAATGAACTTCTTCTCAAACTAGCTAAACTTAACTTCAACTTTTTGCAGAATTTATATAGGAAAGAACTCTCCCAACTCTCAAG GTGGTGGAATGAATTTGATCTGAAATCAAAATTACCATATGCAAGAGATAGAGTGGTGGAGGCCTATGTTTGGGGTGTTGGATATCATTATGAACCTCAATACTCTCATGTTCGAATGGGACTCGCCAAAGGCATAAAAATCATTGGAATTATAGATGATACGTATGATAATTATGCTACACTCAATGAAGCTCAACTTTTTACTGAAGCATTACACAa GTGGAATACGGGCGAAGTTGATCGACTTCCTGAATACATGAGAACCGTTTATCGTTTTATTATGAGTACATTCGAAGATTATGAGCGCGACGCACTCAAACTTGGGAAATCCTTTGCAACTCCTTACTTCAAAGAAACA GTGCAACAACTTGGAAGGGCTTACAATCAAGAGCTAAAGTGGGTTATGGAGAGAAATCTGCCTCCATTTGAAGACTATGTTAAAAACTCAGAGATAACAAGCTGCATATTTATCATGTTTGCTGCTATTATTCCTGGTTTCAAATCTCTCACCCAAGAAACTATGGATTGGATGAAGAATGAGCCCAAAATCGTGATATCTACTGGCATGATCGGTAGATATTGGGACGACATAGGCTCTCATCAT CGCGAGAGCAAAGGAGGGCAAGTGTTGACTGTGATCGACTGCTACATGAAACAACATGGCGTAACGAAGCAAGAGACGCTATCAGAGTTTGCACGACGAGTAGAGGAAGGATGGATGGATGTGAACAAGGAATGGGTCGAGACAGCGTTCGTGCCTCGAGAAATAGCCCTTCAATTTCTCAACTATGCGCGAATGTGCGAAGCCACTTACAACCACTATAACGGAGACGCTTATACAGATCCTGAAATGGCCAAGCCAACTGTTCATGCTCTCTTTATCGATCCAATTCTCATTTGA